A stretch of Gemmatimonas aurantiaca T-27 DNA encodes these proteins:
- a CDS encoding ABC transporter ATP-binding protein produces the protein MTGINRTPVRMPARPTVRNTLWRLLPYYHPYRLQVAVGLGAVVVAAALATLVPSFLQRGIDAIRDGNHLSEVITLGLVMLLTAVFSGSLRFVMRLLLNGLSRRIETDLRRDIYAHLTTLDPAWFARWRTGDLMARLTNDLSAVRMAAGPAVMYFANTVAGGLFALVMMLRISPLLTGAALLPMLGLPLLMLRLGKRVHDRFEAVQSLFSHLSTRAQENLSGVRVVRAYRQEASEIARFGTLGDGYLTANVRLAKLNGLMNPGFGLLAGLGGAVTIGVGGQLLIDGRITVGGFVAFGIYLAMLTWPLIALGWTTNLFQRGAASMTRVLELLDATPESVREASNVSASLTVGRGHAIEFREVWFHYPTATGHESTPRWVLRNINVSIPAGGTLAVVGATGSGKSALMDLLPRLFDAQRGQVLIDGVDVRDLPLATLRSVIGYVPQEALLFSETVGENIAYGRPDASREQLDAASEIAQLRETIEGLPEGYDTRLGERGINLSGGQKQRTALARALARHPGIVLLDDALSAVDTHTEAAILHGLRGALRGRTAIITSHRVSAVREADHIVVLHEGEIVEQGTHETLLELGGRYADLWQRQQLLDAIEAA, from the coding sequence ATGACCGGAATTAATCGCACTCCGGTCAGGATGCCAGCGCGTCCCACGGTGCGAAACACGTTGTGGAGGCTCCTCCCCTATTACCACCCGTACCGCCTACAGGTTGCGGTCGGGCTGGGGGCGGTCGTTGTTGCGGCCGCGCTCGCCACGCTGGTCCCATCATTCTTGCAGCGCGGGATCGATGCCATCCGTGACGGAAATCACCTATCCGAGGTGATCACCCTCGGATTGGTGATGTTGCTCACAGCCGTCTTCAGCGGTTCACTCCGCTTCGTCATGCGCCTGCTGCTGAACGGCCTCAGCCGGCGCATCGAAACCGACCTCCGGCGCGACATCTACGCACACCTCACCACGCTCGACCCGGCCTGGTTTGCCCGCTGGCGAACGGGCGACCTCATGGCTCGGCTCACCAATGACCTGAGCGCCGTGCGTATGGCCGCCGGGCCAGCGGTCATGTACTTCGCCAACACCGTGGCCGGTGGGCTCTTTGCCCTGGTCATGATGCTGCGCATCAGCCCCCTGCTCACCGGCGCTGCCCTGCTGCCCATGCTGGGCCTCCCGCTGCTCATGCTGCGCCTGGGCAAACGCGTGCACGATCGCTTCGAGGCCGTGCAATCGCTGTTCAGTCACCTCAGTACCCGTGCCCAGGAGAATCTGTCGGGCGTGCGGGTGGTGCGGGCCTATCGTCAGGAAGCGTCGGAAATCGCCCGCTTCGGCACACTGGGCGACGGCTATCTCACGGCCAACGTGCGACTCGCCAAACTCAATGGCCTGATGAACCCGGGCTTTGGCCTGCTCGCGGGGCTGGGTGGTGCGGTCACCATCGGCGTTGGTGGGCAGTTGCTCATCGACGGCCGCATCACGGTGGGTGGCTTCGTGGCCTTTGGCATTTATCTCGCTATGCTCACCTGGCCGCTCATCGCGCTGGGCTGGACCACGAATCTCTTTCAGCGCGGCGCCGCCTCCATGACCCGTGTGCTCGAACTGCTCGATGCCACACCGGAATCGGTGCGCGAAGCCAGCAACGTATCGGCATCGCTGACGGTTGGTCGCGGGCATGCCATCGAGTTTCGGGAGGTGTGGTTTCACTACCCCACGGCCACCGGACACGAGTCGACACCACGGTGGGTGCTGCGCAACATCAACGTGTCCATCCCGGCCGGCGGCACACTGGCCGTGGTGGGCGCCACCGGTTCCGGCAAGAGTGCGCTGATGGACCTGCTGCCCCGTCTCTTCGACGCGCAGCGCGGACAGGTATTGATAGACGGTGTCGACGTGCGCGACCTGCCGCTGGCCACTCTGCGATCGGTTATCGGCTACGTGCCGCAGGAGGCCCTGCTGTTCAGCGAAACCGTGGGCGAGAACATCGCCTATGGCAGACCCGACGCCTCCCGAGAACAGCTCGACGCGGCATCGGAGATTGCGCAGCTACGCGAGACCATCGAGGGGTTGCCGGAAGGTTATGACACCCGCCTGGGCGAGCGTGGCATCAATCTGTCTGGCGGACAAAAGCAGCGTACCGCTCTGGCGCGCGCATTGGCCCGTCACCCCGGCATCGTGTTGCTCGACGACGCGCTCTCGGCCGTGGACACGCACACCGAAGCCGCCATTCTGCATGGACTGCGTGGCGCATTGCGCGGACGCACGGCCATCATCACGTCACATCGTGTGAGCGCGGTACGTGAGGCCGATCATATCGTGGTGCTGCACGAAGGGGAAATCGTGGAACAGGGCACACACGAAACACTGCTGGAACTCGGCGGACGCTACGCCGATCTCTGGCAGCGCCAGCAACTGCTGGATGCCATCGAGGCGGCGTAG
- the ggt gene encoding gamma-glutamyltransferase — MIASLVAVHSRRSTGVVAMALALAACSTGADQANDGPAIPERVTGSFPEGWRLPAGASAEKAPQAMAVSNSPAASDAAVEILKAGGNAVDAAVALGFALTVTWPEAGNIGGGGYTVIHMADGRTAAIDYREIAPLAASRDMYLDAQGNLTDKSVYGHLASGVPGAVSGLTTLLAKYGTMPLAKVMEPAIRLAREGFVVDSGLAVSIGRAQESVTKYSKQETPYFPGGQPLIAGSRLVQPDLARTLQIIADSGAAGFYRGWVADSLVGEMQRNGGIITKEDLSKYEAVWRDPLNTSYRNFTLIGMPPSSSGGIVVAEALNVLEQYATLPPYGSTEYFHLLGSAYQRAFIDRNAKLGDPSFVQVPIAELTSKDYAKKLKTTIGAAAARTKDLEPQLLQPQREPEHTTHYSVVDKSGNAVATTTTLNNSWGSGVWVRGAGFMLNDEMDDFAAQPGKPNMFGLVQGEQNAIQPGKRMLSAMSPTIVLDPSKKVLLVLGAAGGPTIITGTSQVILNVIDNHMNLADAMRAPRVHHQGLPDSLTFETGGVRPEVLDSLRAMGYGMRELRSLVNVNAIMRVKGGWEGMPEPRRTGGARGY, encoded by the coding sequence ATGATCGCTTCACTCGTTGCGGTGCATTCACGTCGATCGACCGGCGTGGTCGCGATGGCGCTGGCGTTGGCCGCCTGCTCGACGGGCGCAGACCAGGCAAACGACGGTCCTGCCATTCCCGAGCGCGTGACGGGATCGTTCCCTGAAGGTTGGCGTCTGCCGGCTGGTGCCAGCGCGGAGAAAGCGCCGCAGGCGATGGCGGTGAGCAACAGCCCGGCGGCGAGTGACGCGGCGGTGGAGATTCTCAAGGCGGGTGGCAATGCCGTCGACGCCGCGGTGGCATTGGGGTTTGCCCTCACCGTGACGTGGCCGGAAGCGGGCAATATCGGCGGCGGTGGATACACGGTCATTCACATGGCCGATGGTCGCACGGCGGCGATCGACTATCGCGAGATCGCCCCGTTGGCGGCGTCGCGTGACATGTATCTCGACGCGCAGGGCAACCTCACCGACAAGAGTGTATACGGACATCTCGCGTCGGGTGTACCGGGCGCCGTATCGGGATTGACCACACTGTTGGCCAAGTACGGCACCATGCCGCTGGCCAAGGTCATGGAGCCGGCCATCCGCCTCGCCCGCGAGGGGTTTGTGGTCGACTCCGGACTGGCGGTGTCCATCGGACGCGCGCAGGAATCGGTCACCAAGTATTCGAAGCAGGAGACGCCGTACTTCCCGGGCGGCCAGCCGCTCATCGCCGGTTCGCGCCTCGTGCAGCCTGATCTCGCGCGCACACTGCAGATCATCGCCGACTCGGGTGCGGCGGGGTTCTATCGCGGCTGGGTGGCCGATTCGCTCGTGGGCGAGATGCAACGCAACGGTGGCATCATCACGAAGGAAGATCTGTCGAAGTACGAGGCGGTGTGGCGTGATCCGCTCAACACCAGCTACCGCAACTTCACATTGATCGGCATGCCGCCGTCATCGTCGGGTGGCATCGTGGTGGCTGAAGCCCTCAATGTGCTGGAGCAGTACGCCACGCTTCCGCCGTATGGCAGCACCGAGTACTTCCATCTGCTGGGCAGTGCGTACCAGCGGGCTTTCATCGATCGCAATGCGAAGCTCGGCGATCCGTCGTTTGTGCAGGTCCCCATCGCCGAACTCACCAGCAAGGACTACGCGAAGAAGCTCAAGACCACCATCGGTGCGGCGGCTGCGCGCACAAAGGATCTCGAGCCACAACTGCTGCAGCCACAGCGTGAACCGGAGCACACCACGCACTATTCGGTGGTGGATAAGTCGGGCAATGCCGTTGCCACAACCACCACGCTGAACAACTCGTGGGGCTCGGGGGTGTGGGTGCGTGGCGCGGGCTTCATGCTCAACGACGAGATGGACGATTTTGCAGCGCAGCCCGGCAAGCCCAACATGTTTGGTCTCGTGCAGGGTGAGCAGAACGCCATCCAGCCCGGCAAGCGCATGCTGAGCGCGATGTCGCCCACCATCGTACTCGATCCGTCCAAGAAGGTGCTGCTCGTGCTCGGCGCGGCAGGTGGCCCGACCATCATCACCGGCACCAGTCAGGTGATCCTCAATGTCATCGACAATCACATGAACCTGGCCGACGCCATGCGTGCGCCGCGTGTGCATCATCAGGGGCTGCCCGATTCACTCACCTTCGAAACCGGTGGTGTGCGTCCCGAGGTGCTCGACTCGTTGCGCGCGATGGGCTACGGCATGCGGGAACTGCGCAGCCTCGTGAACGTGAATGCCATCATGCGCGTGAAGGGCGGCTGGGAAGGCATGCCCGAGCCGCGTCGCACGGGTGGCGCGCGCGGTTACTGA
- the murQ gene encoding N-acetylmuramic acid 6-phosphate etherase: MRTVPNLAIVNSPTLDSRVTERRNPRTVDIDLASPLEIVDQINAEDRLVADAVASQREPIAETIALIESAFRAGRRLLYIGAGTSGRLGVLDASECPPTFGTDTGMVIGIIAGGDRALRTPIEGAEDDPDAGAAEMDARDVSQGDVVVGIAASGTTPYVRGALTRARALGARTALIACTEPPAAMRAVADVCILPIVGPEVLTGSTRLKAGTATKLVCNLLTTGAMIRIGKSYGNLMVDLRATNVKLQDRAERIVMEVTGIARDDARALLTAADGRVKRALVMQALGVDAATADARLAAEGGVIRRVVPNAPPPVTSAVTSSAAERAS, translated from the coding sequence GTGCGGACTGTCCCCAATCTGGCCATCGTGAACTCCCCCACGCTCGATTCCCGCGTCACGGAACGGCGCAATCCCCGTACGGTCGACATCGACCTGGCGTCCCCGCTGGAGATCGTCGATCAGATCAACGCCGAAGATCGTCTGGTCGCCGACGCCGTGGCGTCGCAGCGCGAACCCATCGCCGAGACGATTGCACTCATCGAGAGTGCGTTTCGCGCAGGGCGGCGGTTGCTGTACATCGGCGCGGGAACATCGGGACGCCTGGGGGTGCTCGACGCGAGTGAGTGTCCGCCCACCTTTGGCACCGATACCGGTATGGTCATCGGTATCATTGCCGGTGGTGATCGTGCGCTGCGCACACCGATCGAAGGGGCGGAAGACGATCCCGACGCCGGCGCGGCCGAAATGGACGCACGTGATGTGTCGCAGGGCGACGTGGTCGTGGGCATCGCCGCATCGGGCACCACGCCGTACGTGCGCGGCGCATTGACACGTGCGCGCGCGCTGGGCGCCCGCACGGCACTCATTGCCTGCACCGAACCGCCAGCCGCCATGCGCGCGGTGGCAGACGTGTGCATCCTGCCCATCGTCGGGCCGGAAGTGCTCACCGGTTCCACGCGCCTCAAGGCCGGTACCGCCACGAAGCTGGTGTGCAACCTGCTCACCACCGGTGCGATGATTCGCATCGGCAAGAGCTACGGCAACCTGATGGTCGATCTGCGTGCCACCAATGTGAAGCTGCAGGACCGCGCCGAACGCATCGTCATGGAAGTGACGGGCATTGCACGCGATGACGCGCGGGCACTGCTCACCGCCGCTGATGGTCGCGTCAAGCGCGCCCTCGTCATGCAGGCGCTGGGCGTGGACGCGGCCACGGCCGACGCACGGCTCGCGGCAGAAGGGGGTGTGATCCGTCGTGTGGTGCCCAATGCGCCGCCGCCGGTGACATCGGCCGTGACATCGTCAGCGGCCGAGCGCGCATCGTGA